From Daucus carota subsp. sativus chromosome 6, DH1 v3.0, whole genome shotgun sequence, the proteins below share one genomic window:
- the LOC108226072 gene encoding WAT1-related protein At5g40240 encodes MTEVQSLITNALPFALMITAECMEVTFLSLGKAAMNNGISSFVFVTYYNTLATFIFLPFFLLHVCRGNQLPLTFSLLCRFFLLGLIGICLLQICGYVGLDYASATLGVAMGNLIPAITFLLAIFLRMEKLDLRKLSSISKVLGTAIAISGAFLIIFYKGQAIYTIASSLDSAQQLLSEHSNWVVGGGFITITCFSSAIWNILQAATIKVYCDATTINFFFCFFGSIQCIAVSLYMERDTGSWVLNPGVETIAVVFAAVNCVTRASIITWCLQRKGPVYVSMFKPVSTAIAMVTGIIFLGDTLYSGSVIGAATIVAGFYALIWGQNQEKKTVLVDFACEAESSTQTAPLLQ; translated from the exons ATGACAGAGGTGCAGTCATTGATCACAAATGCATTACCCTTTGCTCTTATGATCACGGCAGAGTGCATGGAAGTCACTTTTTTAAGTCTTGGCAAGGCAGCTATGAACAATGGGATCAGCTCCTTCGTTTTTGTTACTTATTACAACACCTTGGCTACTTTCATCTTCCTTCCCTTTTTTCTTCTCCATGTTTGCAG AGGTAATCAGCTGCCGCTTACTTTTTCTCTACTATGTAGATTTTTTCTACTTGGCCTAATCGG AATTTGTCTGCTACAGATATGTGGTTATGTAGGTCTTGACTACGCCTCTGCGACTCTAGGAGTTGCCATGGGCAACTTGATTCCCGCGATTACATTCTTGCTTGCAATTTTCTTAAG GATGGAGAAGCTTGATCTAAGAAAATTAAGTAGCATATCAAAAGTTTTAGGCACAGCAATTGCAATATCTGGAGCATTTCTGATCATTTTTTACAAAGGCCAAGCAATATATACGATTGCATCTTCTCTGGATTCAGCTCAACAACTCCTCTCAGAGCATTCGAATTGGGTAGTTGGCGGTGGTTTTATTACCATCACTTGCTTTTCTTCAGCAATTTGGAACATTTTACAG GCGGCGACCATTAAGGTATACTGTGATGCGACGactataaattttttcttttgcttcttTGGATCCATCCAATGTATAGCAGTTTCTTTATACATGGAAAGGGATACAGGTTCTTGGGTGCTTAACCCTGGTGTCGAGACAATTGCTGTGGTTTTTGCA GCTGTGAACTGTGTAACCCGTGCCAGTATCATTACATGGTGCCTGCAGCGGAAGGGTCCAGTTTATGTATCAATGTTCAAGCCAGTATCAACCGCCATTGCGATGGTCACTGGAATCATCTTCCTTGGTGATACTCTTTATAGTGGCAG TGTTATTGGAGCAGCAACGATTGTTGCGGGCTTCTATGCACTGATTTGGGGCCAAAACCAAGAGAAGAAAACAGTCCTGGTGGACTTTGCTTGTGAAGCAGAATCATCAACTCAGACTGCTCCACTTCTGCAATAA